Proteins encoded by one window of Chondromyces crocatus:
- a CDS encoding MFS transporter: MRSPLLPIFLTIFVDVFGMTMIIPVLPFFAQHLGASEVVTGALLSTYAACQLVSGPILGRISDRVGRKPTLLASQFGTMIGFLVLGSSTSLWMLFLARVISGATAGNLTVAQAYIADVTSPENRTRAFGMVGVAFGTGFLVGPALSGELAERYGYGVPGLVAAGLSLLSIVLTSTLLPARKPLEVPPQEGRLGAFQRMFQRATPRRRLLEFFFFSLSFATLTGGLSFYLQRRFSFTMKNVGHLYAFSGLVGGMVQGGFIGRMAKKMGEHRLALGGFVLMMVGYACLGALFTLPALLAVVAVSSIGSAVVRPALTTLLTKSVGPHEQGAVLGVSQSLSCMALITGPLLANSLIGRGELAAYGIAAAVFAAAGVLLGAQPPPAEITGS, from the coding sequence ATGCGTTCCCCCCTCCTCCCGATATTTCTCACCATCTTCGTCGATGTTTTCGGGATGACCATGATCATCCCGGTGCTGCCGTTCTTCGCGCAGCACCTCGGCGCATCGGAGGTGGTGACGGGCGCGCTGCTGTCGACCTACGCCGCCTGTCAGCTCGTCTCCGGGCCGATCCTGGGCAGGATCTCCGATCGGGTGGGCCGCAAGCCGACGCTGCTCGCGAGCCAGTTCGGAACGATGATCGGCTTTCTGGTGCTCGGTTCGTCGACGTCGCTGTGGATGCTGTTCCTCGCCCGCGTCATCTCCGGCGCCACCGCGGGCAACCTGACGGTGGCGCAGGCGTACATCGCCGACGTGACCAGCCCCGAGAACCGCACGCGCGCGTTCGGCATGGTGGGGGTCGCGTTCGGGACCGGGTTCCTGGTCGGGCCTGCGCTCTCCGGAGAGCTGGCGGAGCGCTACGGGTACGGGGTTCCGGGGCTGGTGGCCGCCGGTCTCTCGTTGCTTTCGATCGTGCTGACGTCGACGCTGCTGCCCGCGCGCAAGCCCCTCGAGGTGCCCCCGCAGGAGGGCCGCCTGGGTGCATTCCAGCGCATGTTCCAGCGCGCGACGCCGCGACGCCGGCTCCTGGAGTTCTTCTTCTTCAGCCTGTCGTTCGCGACGTTGACGGGCGGGCTGTCGTTCTACCTGCAGCGGCGGTTCTCGTTCACGATGAAGAACGTGGGCCATCTGTACGCCTTCTCCGGGCTCGTGGGGGGCATGGTGCAGGGCGGGTTCATCGGCAGGATGGCGAAAAAGATGGGAGAACATCGGCTCGCCCTCGGGGGGTTCGTGCTGATGATGGTGGGCTACGCCTGCCTGGGGGCGCTGTTCACGCTGCCGGCGCTGCTGGCCGTGGTGGCGGTGTCGTCGATCGGGTCGGCCGTGGTGCGGCCGGCGTTGACGACGCTGCTCACGAAGAGCGTGGGGCCGCACGAGCAAGGGGCCGTGCTGGGGGTGAGCCAGTCGCTGTCGTGCATGGCGCTGATCACCGGGCCGCTGCTGGCGAACTCGCTGATCGGGCGCGGTGAGCTCGCGGCGTACGGGATCGCGGCGGCCGTGTTCGCCGCGGCCGGGGTGCTGCTCGGGGCGCAGCCGCCGCCGGCCGAGATCACGGGGAGCTGA
- a CDS encoding GNAT family N-acetyltransferase, producing MHAQVAPAPILLARTEDVRPYAAFTLEHAAESGRDGGVPHALHGPRSSEEVQRLAQERWEKSLTTPRWGRAWLLWSGPPPVRGPGGFHDPGARVVGSVELQGGRLEAELHRCTLGIGMLSAYRGQGHGRRLMETAIAWARDEAGLDHVDLGVFVGNEQAKRLYVSLGFKELTVRPDAFRVDGRSLDDIEMTLALRG from the coding sequence ATGCACGCCCAGGTTGCCCCGGCGCCCATCTTGCTTGCCCGGACGGAGGACGTGCGCCCCTATGCCGCCTTCACCCTGGAGCACGCCGCCGAGTCGGGTCGCGACGGCGGGGTGCCGCATGCATTGCATGGACCACGCTCCTCGGAGGAGGTGCAGCGGCTGGCACAGGAGCGCTGGGAGAAGTCGCTGACCACGCCGCGATGGGGCCGCGCCTGGCTGCTGTGGTCTGGACCGCCGCCGGTGCGAGGCCCCGGTGGATTTCACGATCCAGGGGCCCGGGTGGTGGGAAGCGTGGAGCTTCAAGGCGGTCGGCTGGAGGCGGAGCTGCACCGGTGCACGCTGGGGATCGGGATGCTGTCGGCCTACCGTGGGCAGGGACACGGTCGGCGGCTGATGGAGACGGCCATCGCCTGGGCACGGGACGAAGCCGGGCTGGATCACGTCGACCTCGGCGTCTTCGTGGGCAACGAGCAGGCGAAGCGGCTTTACGTCAGCCTGGGCTTCAAGGAACTCACGGTGCGCCCGGACGCCTTCCGGGTGGACGGGCGCTCGCTGGACGACATCGAGATGACGCTGGCGCTCCGGGGATGA